A window of Nocardia arthritidis genomic DNA:
CTTCAAGGAGCTGGAGGCGGCGGGCCTGTCGAAACAGGGCAAACGCGGCCCGATCGACCGGTTCCACCGGCGGTTGCTGTGGCCGATCCGCAACCTCGGCGGCGAGGTGATCGGCTTCGGCGCGCGCAAGCTGTTCGATGACGACACCATGCCGGGCAAATACGTCAACACACCGGAAACGGTGCTGTACAAGAAGTCTCAGGTGCTGTTCGGGCTGGATCACGCCAAACGCGAGATCGCCAAGGGACATCAGGCGGTGGTGGTCGAGGGCTACACCGATGTGATGGCGATGCACCTGGCGGGCGTGAAAACCGCGGTGGCGTCCTGCGGTACGGCCTTCGGCGAGGAACACATGGCGATCCTGCGCCGCTTGCTGATGGACGACAATTTCTGGCGCGGCGAGATCATCTACACCTTCGACGGCGACGCCGCAGGGCAGGCCGCGGCGCTGAAAGCCTTTGCGGGCGACCAGAGATTGGCCGGGCAGACCTATATCGCGATCGCGCCCGACGGCCAGGATCCGTGCGAACTACGCCAGCGCTCCGGCGACGGCGCGGTACGCGATCTGGTGGCTCGGCGAACCCCGCTGTACGAGTTCGTGATTCGCGGTCTGCTCGCCGACCACAACCTGGACACCGCGGAAGGTCAGGTCGAGGCGCTGCGGCGCGCGGTGCCGGTGGTCGCGCAGATCAAGGACAATGCGCTGCGCAAGGCGTACGCCACCAAACTCGCGGGCTGGGTCGGCTGGGACGATATCCAGACCGTGGTCCGCCGGGTCGGCGAGGAGGCGCGCCGCAACCGGAACGGCGTGCAGCGCAACGGATCCGGCCGCACCTCCGGCACCGCGGTGAACGAGGCGGCCACCGCCTCACACGCCGAACGCCCGGCCGCGCGGCCCAGCCCCAACGACCCGAGCCTGCTCCCGCAACGCCAAGTGCTGTGTGCCGCACTGCAATACCCGGCCATCGCAGGTGCGGCATTCGACGCGCTCGAGCCGGAGGCGTTCACCCACCCCGCGTATGTGACGGTGCGCACACTCATCGGCGCGGCGGGCGGCACCTCCGCCGGACTCGGCGGCGCCGAATGGGTCAACGCGGTCGCCGACCACACCGACGACCTGGTGATGCGCGCATTCGTCTCCGAATTGGCCGGAGAGCCGCTGCCGGTGAAATCCGCCGACGACATCCCCCGCTTCGTCACGGGCGTGCTGGCGCGCGCCCAGGAGTCCTGGGTGGGGCGCCAGATCGCCGAGCTGAAGTCGAAGCTGCAGCGGGTGTCCTCCACCGAACAGTCGGAGGCGTATATGGCGCTGTTCGGGGATCTCGTCGCGTTGGAGCAGTACCGGAAGAGCCTGCTGAAGCAGGCGATGGGCAACTCCGACGATTTCGCGCAGAGCCCGTAGCGGTTCGGCCCTGTATCGGGCCGAACCGTAACTACTGCCCGGATTCAGCGGCGCAGCTGGTCCTGCGGCACCAGCAGTGTGGTGCGCTCATCGATCGGCTGCATCGGCTCCAGCTTCGGGCGCGTGCTGAGCTTGTCCGACAGCCGCTGGCGGCCCAGGAGTACGAGCTTGCGGGTCACCGGACTTTCCGTCACGGCGCGCGTAGCGGCACTGATCTGCTCATAGCGGGCTCGCCCGGCCTTACTTCCGAGCACATAGCCTGCCGCTATGCCGATGATCAACCGCAGCATCTCGATACGCTCCTCCCAGTTGCCAATTCGCGGCTCCCATCCTGCCCGACGCCACCGACACATGTCGATCCGGCCACCCCTTCGGCCACCCCGACCCACCCCCACAAGTGAGCTGGTAGAGACACGATTTGGGAACGCGCGTACCGATACGCTAAAGTTTCTTCTCGGCCGCCGGAGACGGCAGCCAGGGAAACAATCCCCTATAGCTCAATTGGCAGAGCAGCCGACTGTTAATCGGCAGGTTTCTGGTTCGAGTCCAGATGGGGGAGCTTCCACAAGGCCCTGACCAGCAGGAACGTCCTGCACAGGTCAGGGTTTCTTTGTTTTCAAGGTCGAATGAGTCGAATTTGCGGAGTAGTCGACAGTAGCTCTGAAATGGTTCGAGTCACGTCTTAATCGCTTGGGTTCGATCGCACCGCGGTTGTCCCACCTCTCGGTTGCGAGCCGCATTGCGCGGGATGCGACAGCGGGCGAATTTCCAGCTGCTCGGTCGCTGCCTCGATGCCTCGCGACTGCCGGACGTCGGTACGACGCATGTCAAGGCGGAGTTGGCCGCGCAAACGGGTTGGCGCGGTGCATAAGTCGCTTTCGCGGGCGTGGCGTACCCGTTGATGTGATTGGCGATCGACTCGGGATGTCGGCGCCGGCGGCGCAATTGGCGCAGGCTGGACCGCCGCGCGGAGTAAGGAACGGTGCCCGCGCGACCAAGTAGGGGGATTCGACAGCGACGGGCTTGGAGTCGGGGCTGGCGGGCTGCGTACTACTGGATCGGTTGGTGGTGGGGGCGGCTTGCTCGTGGCGGCCGACCGCACTTCCTCGATACCCTCCGCCGTCGTGCGCAGCTCGCGGGCCGCTGCGTGCCCGCGGCGGAGCCTTTCTGTCGTATCCGTCGGTGCGGGAGGCAGTCTGTGCACCCGGGATTGGTGAGGTAGTGCTGCTCGGCTATGCGGTCGACTTGGCATCAGGGAGAGCGATGTGGTGCCCGAGCTCCAACGAATTCGGGTAGGTCGATTGGTCCCGATCGGTGGGGCCGAGTGAGGGAGAGGCGAATTCGCTTGACGGGTTTGCCGTTTCGGGGAATTCGGGTGTAACCCGCTACCGCAGGGCCGCGGCCGGTTCAGTTGCGTTGCGCGGGCAAATGGATTGGGCGCGTGCGGGTGTCACGGTTCCTCGGTGAGAATTCGTAAGCTGTCGCCGAGTTTTGCGGCTAGGTGTTCGAGTTGGTCGGGGGTTATGCGTTTGCCGAAGGCTGCGGCGTCGAGGAGTTGGCGGCGAACGTTGTCGATCTGGGTTTGGGCGAGTGAGATTCGAGAGCGTTCGAGCACTGGGGGAGAGTATCTCATCGGGGGATCCGTTCTGACGATGGTCTGGGTTCACAACTGGCGGTTGGGGATTGGGAGTTTTGTTTGTTGGACAAGGGGGTGGTGATCTAGTCCAATCAGTTATCGACGCCTGCTTACGACTGAAGAAGGGCGACGGTAGTGGATTTCGAGATTTCGGTGGTGGACGATCTGCCGTGTCACCGGTGCGGTGACACGCTGATTTGTGCTGTGCGGGTGCCGCATTCGTTTCTGCGGGAGGACGGCGTCGAGGTGCGCGGAATGCGGACGGTGGGTTTGTGCCCGAACTGTGCGGGAGACAATCCGGCGGCTCGGGCGGTTGTCGACCACTTTCGAACCGGATCGCGCCTGCCCGATATCGCTGTGCCGCTGGGGGAGTGGTTGAGCGAGGTGTTGCCCGCACAGGTCGATGACGCGCAGCTGGCGGCGCTGCGCGCCGGGGGTTCCTGTCCCGCCTAGCAGTCCGTGCGAAAGCTGTTGTCAGGTAAGCACTTTGACGCCTCGCACGGCTCGCAGCTCACCCAGCAGGGCGGAGCTGACGGTCACCGGATATTCGTCGACCGCGAGTGTGGTGCGGCGTTCCCGGTAGGACAGTATGAGGCGCACCGGGGTTCCGCCGTGGTGGGATCGCAGGGCCGATTTGAGTTCGAGGACGCTGTCGCGGTCGGTGGTTTCGGCATTGATTTCCAGCATCAGCGGGGGTGTCTGTTCACCGCGTTCGACGGAGCTGACGTCGAGTGGTGCGAGGTGTGTGCCGAATATCCCCATTTTTTCCTCCCGCCAATTGACTCGCCCCTCTACCACCACGACCGCGTCGACGGCGAGGTCGGCCGCGAATACGCTGTAGCTCTTCGGGAAGAAAAGCACCTCGACCGATGCGTCCAGGTCCTCGATGACGGCGATCGCCCAGCTTTCCCCCTTCTTGTTGACCCGGCGTTCCAGCGCGGAGATCATTCCCGAAATGGTGATCGTCCCCTCCCGTGGCGCATTGGCCAGAACGGCGGCGATCGGCTTCGGCGCAGCCTTGCGGAGAATGTGGCTCGCGCCGTCCAGTGGATGTCCGGAGACATACAGTCCCAGCATTTCTCGTTCGATTCCGAGCAGTACTTTGCGGGGCCACTCCTCCCCGTCGAAGCGCAGGTGGCTCAACGGTGAGGAATTGCTGGATTCCTCCGCTGATTCGCTCTCGATGCCGAACAAGTCGAACTGTCCCATCGCCTCTTGACGTTTGAGGCCGGTGACGGCGTCCACCGCCTCTTCGTGGACGTCGATGAGCGCCTTGCGCGGATGCCCGAAGGAGTCGAATGCGCCTGCCTTGATGAGAGATTCGAGGACGCGCTTGTTACAGCAGACCAGCTCCGACTTCTCCACGAAATCGGCGAACGAGGTGTATTTGCCCTTCTTGTTACGGGTTTCGATGATCGACTCGACCACGTTGGCCCCGACGTTGCGAATTCCGCCGAGCCCGAACCGGATATCGTTGCCGACGGCGGAGAAGCGCAGCGAGGACTCGTTCACATCCGGCGCCAGCACCTTGAGGCCGAGCTGTCGGCATTCGGCGAGGTAGATCGCTGACTTGTCTTTGTTGTCCGCCACCGAGGTGAGCAGGGCCGCCATATATTCGGCCTGATAGTTGGCCTTGAGGTAGGCGGTCCAGTAGCCGACCAGCGCGTACCCCGCGGCGTGTGACTTGTTGAACGCGTATCCGGCGAACGGCAGGACCGTATCCCACAGCGCCTGCACCGCCTCATCGGAGAATCCTTGTTCGCGCATGCCGGCTCGGAAGCCCTCGAACTCCTTCTCCAGGACCTCGAGTTTCTTCTTACCCATCGCCCGGCGCAGCACGTCGGCGCGGCCCATGGAGAAGCCGGCGACGCGCTGGGCGATTTGCATGATCTGTTCCTGGTACACGACCAGGCCGTAGGTTTCGGCGAGGATATCGCGCAGCGGTTCGGCCAGTTCCTCGTGAATCGGCTGAATCGCCTGCCGGGCATTTTTGCGATCGGCGTAATTGTTGTGGGTGTTCATCGCCATCGGCCCGGGCCGGTACAGCGCGTTGACGGCGATGATGTCCTCGAAACCGGTGGGCCCCAACCGCCGCAGCAGATCGCGCATGGCGTTGCCATCGAGCTGGAATACGCCGAGGCTGTCGCCGCGGCCCAGCAGCTCATAGGTTTTCGGGTCGTCGGTGCCGAGCGAATCGAGCTCCACCTTTTCGCCGCGGTTGGCCTCGATATTGTCGATCGCATCGCCGATGACGGTGAGGTTGCGCAACCCGAGGAAGTCCATCTTCAGCAGTCCGATGGCCTCGCAGGACGGATAGTCCCAGCCGGTGATGATCGCGCCGTCCTCGCGTTGCCACAGCGGGATCACATCGGCCAGCGGTTCCGCGGACATGATCACCGCGCAGGCGTGCACGCCCGCATTGCGGATCAGGCCCTCGAGGCCGCGGGCGGTCTCGAAGATGGTGGCTACGTCCCTGTCGGTCTCGATCAGCGAACGGACCTCGGCCGCTTCGGGATAGCGTTCGTGCTTCGGATCGACGATGCCCGACAGCGGGATGTCCTTGGCGGCGACCGGCGGTGGCAGCGCCTTGGAGATCCGGTCGGCGATGGCGAAACCCGGCTGGCTGAAGTGGACCCGGGCGGCATCCTTGATCGCCGCCTTCGTCTTGATCTTGCCGAAGGTGATCACCTGGGCGACGCGGTCGGCGCCGTATTTCTCGGTGGCGTAGCGGACCATCTCACCGCGGCGGCGATCGTCGAAGTCCATATCGATATCGGGCATGGATACCCGCTCGGGGTTCAGGAACCGCTCGAACAGCAGGCCGTGGTGGATGGGATCGAGATTGGTGATGCCCAGCGCGTAGGACACCAGCGATCCGGCGGCCGAACCACGGCCCGGACCGACTCGAATGCCTTGCTGCCGTGCGTAATTCATCAGGTCGGCGGTGATGAGGAAGTAGGCGGGGAACCCCTTCTGCACGATGATGTCGATCTCGAATTCGGCGCGGCGCAGGTATTCCTCGGGCACGCCGTCGGGCAGCCGCCAGTCGAGGCCGCGCATCACCTGCGCGCGGAACCACGAGGTGACGTCGTAGCCTTCGGGCGCTTCGTAGACCGGCATCCGGTCGGTGTGCTCCCACACCTCGGCATAGGATTCGACCCGCTCGGCGATGAGCAGGGTGTTGTCGGCCGCGCCCGGGACCTGGTTGTCCCAGTACGCCCGCATTTCCTCGGCGGATTGCAGGTAGTAGCCGTCGCCGTCGAATTTGAATCGGGTCGGATCGTTGAGCGTCTTTCCGGCCTGGACGCACAGCAGTGCGGCGTGCGCGTCGGCCTGATCCTTGGTGACGTAATGAGAGTCGTTGGTGGCCACCGGGGGCAGACCGAGTTTCGCGCTGATCTCGAGCAGACCCTCGCGCACCGACCGCTCGATCGGCAGCCCGTGATCCATCAATTCGACGAAGAGGTTGTCCTTGCCGAAGATGTCGCGGTAGTCGGAGGCGGCCTGAATGGCCTCGGCGTGCTGGCCGAGTCGCAGCCGGGTCTGCACCTCGCCGGAGGGGCAGCCGGTGGTGGCGATGATGCCGTCGGCGTGCGCGGCGATCAGCTCCCGATCCATGCGGGGCTTGCGGTAGTAGCCCTCGATACTCGCCAGCGAGGACAGTTTGAACAGGTTGCGAAGTCCGCGCGCGTTACGCGCCAGCATCGTCATATGCGTGTAGGCGCCGCCACCGGAGACGTCGCCGCCGACACCCTCGCCATTGGAGCCGCGCTGATTGGCCTGACCCCAGAACACCGGCTTCTTGTGCCACCGGCTGCCGGGGGCGAGGTACGCCTCGATGCCGATGACGGGCTTGATCCCCATTTTCGTTGCGACCTGGTAGAACTCGTCCGCGCCGAACATATTTCCGTGGTCGGTCATCCCCACCGCGGTCATCCCGAGCCGACCGGCCTCCTCGAACAGCGGCTTGATCTTCGCCGCACCGTCCAGCATCGAGTATTCGGTGTGAACGTGCAGGTGAACGAATGAGGACAACGGACGCCTCCAGATGCGGCTAGGGCTCGGATCGCTCTATTCGAGCCGAGCCCGCGAGCGGGGGTCAAACAATCGACACGCACATCCCGACAACCGGTGGTTGTTATGGCTGGCCTTGTGCCGCAGGCTGATCCGTGCGCGGACCGGACACGCTGAGCAAGGATTCCGCGATCAGGTCGATGACGGCGATCCGGTGGGCGGTCAGGTAGAAGTGCCCGCCGGAGAAGACCCGGGTCTCGCACGACGCGGTGGTGTGCCGCGCCCAGTCGCGCGCCTCCTCGACGGTGGTCTTCACATCGTCGTCGCCGACCAGGACCGTGATCGGCGATCGGACGGTGACTTCCGTTGCGCACCGGTAGGTTTCGATCGCCCGGTAGTCGCCGCGGATCGCGGGCAGGATCATCCGCAGCACCTCCTCGTCGCCGAGCAGCGCGCTGTCGGTGCCGCTGAGCGAACGAAGCTCCGCGACGAGCGCATTGTCGCCCCGGGTGTGCACGTTCTCGTCCCGATGCCGGGAGGGCGCCCGGCGACCGGAGGCGAACAGCATGGTGAGCACGATGCCGTCCCGCTCCTCGAACCGGCGGGCGACCTCGAAGGCCACGATCGCACCCATGCTGTGCCCGAAAAAGGCCAGCGGGATATCGGTCCACGGTTTCAGCGCTCGGTAAACCTGTTCGGCGAGCGTATCGATATCGTCGATACACGGATCGAGCCGTCGATCCTGTCGTCCCGGGTATTGCACGGCAAGCACTTCCACCGAACCGGAACCGGACAGCGCGGCCGATACCGGGAAGAAGAAGCTGGCAGACCCGCCGGCGTGCGGAAAGCAGACCAGCCGGATCGCCGGGGCCGATACCGGATGGGGCCGTCGGATCCAGCGCGCGTCGTGCACTGTCGGTTCCGCCATGTGCTGGGTACTCCTTCGGTCGAAATCCCCGCTCTGCCAACCGAAATCGGATGACAGAGCGGGGCGGGGAATCAGTAGCGGCGCTCACCGTCGCCGCTCAACGGCGACCACCACTGGGTGTAGTTCGTCGCGCCGTCACCGAAGATCCCCCCGGCGCCCTCGACGACCTTTCCGTTCTCCCACTTGAGCATCTGCACGCCCGAGATGTCGAGGACGTCGAAGGGCGAGGTGCTGCCCTCCGGTGCGCCCTTGCGCACGGCGTGGATCTTGTTGGCGTCGATCGAATAGCCGTCCTCGTTGTTGATCAGCAACGTGACGGGTTGCATGCTCCACGTGCCGCCGGAAGCCTCCAGCATGCCCTGCACGTAGGTCATGAAGTCGTCGATGCCGATCCGCCAGCCCGCGTGCGCATGACTGCCCGGCGCGAGAAAACGCAGGTCCTCCGACCAGTACTGGGCCGTCTTCGCACGGTCTCCGGAACTGACCGCCTCGTAGGCGGCGGCGACCAGTTCGGGGGTGATCTCGGTCATTTCTTCCTCTCCTGTTCGGTTGTCACCGGTAGTGCGGTGAGCCACGAATCCA
This region includes:
- the dnaG gene encoding DNA primase, with protein sequence MAGRLPDRDIAAIRDRVRIEDVVGEYVALKRAGADSMKGLCPFHDEKSPSFHVRPNHGLFHCFGCGEGGDVYKFLQKIEHIGFVEAVEQMADRIGYQINYEGGGTSVQRDRGTRARLVAANAAAHEFYMARLRESEAEAARKYLTDRNFDGNAAQQFGCGYAPDGWDTLTKHLLRKGFDFKELEAAGLSKQGKRGPIDRFHRRLLWPIRNLGGEVIGFGARKLFDDDTMPGKYVNTPETVLYKKSQVLFGLDHAKREIAKGHQAVVVEGYTDVMAMHLAGVKTAVASCGTAFGEEHMAILRRLLMDDNFWRGEIIYTFDGDAAGQAAALKAFAGDQRLAGQTYIAIAPDGQDPCELRQRSGDGAVRDLVARRTPLYEFVIRGLLADHNLDTAEGQVEALRRAVPVVAQIKDNALRKAYATKLAGWVGWDDIQTVVRRVGEEARRNRNGVQRNGSGRTSGTAVNEAATASHAERPAARPSPNDPSLLPQRQVLCAALQYPAIAGAAFDALEPEAFTHPAYVTVRTLIGAAGGTSAGLGGAEWVNAVADHTDDLVMRAFVSELAGEPLPVKSADDIPRFVTGVLARAQESWVGRQIAELKSKLQRVSSTEQSEAYMALFGDLVALEQYRKSLLKQAMGNSDDFAQSP
- a CDS encoding DUF6374 family protein, with product MLERSRISLAQTQIDNVRRQLLDAAAFGKRITPDQLEHLAAKLGDSLRILTEEP
- a CDS encoding DUF6300 family protein — its product is MDFEISVVDDLPCHRCGDTLICAVRVPHSFLREDGVEVRGMRTVGLCPNCAGDNPAARAVVDHFRTGSRLPDIAVPLGEWLSEVLPAQVDDAQLAALRAGGSCPA
- the dnaE gene encoding DNA polymerase III subunit alpha, encoding MLDGAAKIKPLFEEAGRLGMTAVGMTDHGNMFGADEFYQVATKMGIKPVIGIEAYLAPGSRWHKKPVFWGQANQRGSNGEGVGGDVSGGGAYTHMTMLARNARGLRNLFKLSSLASIEGYYRKPRMDRELIAAHADGIIATTGCPSGEVQTRLRLGQHAEAIQAASDYRDIFGKDNLFVELMDHGLPIERSVREGLLEISAKLGLPPVATNDSHYVTKDQADAHAALLCVQAGKTLNDPTRFKFDGDGYYLQSAEEMRAYWDNQVPGAADNTLLIAERVESYAEVWEHTDRMPVYEAPEGYDVTSWFRAQVMRGLDWRLPDGVPEEYLRRAEFEIDIIVQKGFPAYFLITADLMNYARQQGIRVGPGRGSAAGSLVSYALGITNLDPIHHGLLFERFLNPERVSMPDIDMDFDDRRRGEMVRYATEKYGADRVAQVITFGKIKTKAAIKDAARVHFSQPGFAIADRISKALPPPVAAKDIPLSGIVDPKHERYPEAAEVRSLIETDRDVATIFETARGLEGLIRNAGVHACAVIMSAEPLADVIPLWQREDGAIITGWDYPSCEAIGLLKMDFLGLRNLTVIGDAIDNIEANRGEKVELDSLGTDDPKTYELLGRGDSLGVFQLDGNAMRDLLRRLGPTGFEDIIAVNALYRPGPMAMNTHNNYADRKNARQAIQPIHEELAEPLRDILAETYGLVVYQEQIMQIAQRVAGFSMGRADVLRRAMGKKKLEVLEKEFEGFRAGMREQGFSDEAVQALWDTVLPFAGYAFNKSHAAGYALVGYWTAYLKANYQAEYMAALLTSVADNKDKSAIYLAECRQLGLKVLAPDVNESSLRFSAVGNDIRFGLGGIRNVGANVVESIIETRNKKGKYTSFADFVEKSELVCCNKRVLESLIKAGAFDSFGHPRKALIDVHEEAVDAVTGLKRQEAMGQFDLFGIESESAEESSNSSPLSHLRFDGEEWPRKVLLGIEREMLGLYVSGHPLDGASHILRKAAPKPIAAVLANAPREGTITISGMISALERRVNKKGESWAIAVIEDLDASVEVLFFPKSYSVFAADLAVDAVVVVEGRVNWREEKMGIFGTHLAPLDVSSVERGEQTPPLMLEINAETTDRDSVLELKSALRSHHGGTPVRLILSYRERRTTLAVDEYPVTVSSALLGELRAVRGVKVLT
- a CDS encoding thioesterase II family protein, encoding MAEPTVHDARWIRRPHPVSAPAIRLVCFPHAGGSASFFFPVSAALSGSGSVEVLAVQYPGRQDRRLDPCIDDIDTLAEQVYRALKPWTDIPLAFFGHSMGAIVAFEVARRFEERDGIVLTMLFASGRRAPSRHRDENVHTRGDNALVAELRSLSGTDSALLGDEEVLRMILPAIRGDYRAIETYRCATEVTVRSPITVLVGDDDVKTTVEEARDWARHTTASCETRVFSGGHFYLTAHRIAVIDLIAESLLSVSGPRTDQPAAQGQP
- a CDS encoding nuclear transport factor 2 family protein yields the protein MTEITPELVAAAYEAVSSGDRAKTAQYWSEDLRFLAPGSHAHAGWRIGIDDFMTYVQGMLEASGGTWSMQPVTLLINNEDGYSIDANKIHAVRKGAPEGSTSPFDVLDISGVQMLKWENGKVVEGAGGIFGDGATNYTQWWSPLSGDGERRY